The genomic region GTCAAAGACGAGGAGATGTTGGCGGCGATCGCCGATCATACGTTAGGGCGTCCGCAGATGAGCGCGCTCAGTTGTGTGGTGTTTTTGGCGGACAGCTTGGAACCGGGACGGGGGAATACGCCGGAGTTAGCCGAACTCAGACAAGCCTGTCGCGACGATCTTTATAAGGCGGTGTGGCTGACGGGAGATTATACCCAGCGCTACCTGATCGATCGCCAGCAGTTGATCCACCCGCGCACGATTTTGACCCGGAATTGGGCGATGCAAGCGGCGAAATCGGCCAAATCGGCTCGCAAGCAAGGCAGTGGCGATCGCGTTCCGGCTTGAAATTTGCTAGGATTACATCAAAAACAAAGGGAGATCGATTCGATCTTCACCAGACAAGTCCTTCGCTGTTTCGGTCTGGAAACGGAGGCGCGATCGCCCGAAGCGACCGACGGAATGCAGCGAGTCAAATAAAATTCGATAACAAATAAATTGATGGAGTTTTAATGTCGGAATATTTTCAAGCTCAATCGAATATCCCGTTAACCTTGAATCGCGGAGGTGACTTCAGCGACGAAGACAGCCAAATGCTCGCCTTGACGATCGCCCGCGCGGCCCAAGACCGCAAAGGGGGGGATTTGGTTTTGCTGAAAGTCTCCGACGTGTCCTATTTAGCCGATTACTTCGCGATCGTCACCGGGTTTTCCAAAGTGCAAGTGCGCGCGATCGCCCAAGCGATCGAAGAGCGCGTCGAGCAAGAATGTCACCGCAAACCCCTGCACGTCGAAGGACAAGGGGAAGGATCGTGGTTAGTTCAGGATTACGGCGACGCGATCGTTCATATCCTGATGCCCGAAGAACGAGACTATTACAATCTCGAAGCCTTCTGGGGTCATGCGGAACGCCTCGACCTCGACGAGTACGGATTGGGAGAATAACTCAGATGAGGGAGACATCGATCGCGCAATGTCCCGTCCCTGACGAACAGCAACCGCTCAACGAATACGAACAACTGAAAGAATCGTGT from Oxynema aestuarii AP17 harbors:
- the yqeK gene encoding bis(5'-nucleosyl)-tetraphosphatase (symmetrical) YqeK, encoding MRDRILAWLEERVPAGRIRHILRVEQMAGELALLHGIDENRAKLAGLLHDLAKYFKPKKLLEMATREGLEIDGVLEANPHLLHADVSAIVAREEFGVKDEEMLAAIADHTLGRPQMSALSCVVFLADSLEPGRGNTPELAELRQACRDDLYKAVWLTGDYTQRYLIDRQQLIHPRTILTRNWAMQAAKSAKSARKQGSGDRVPA
- the rsfS gene encoding ribosome silencing factor translates to MSEYFQAQSNIPLTLNRGGDFSDEDSQMLALTIARAAQDRKGGDLVLLKVSDVSYLADYFAIVTGFSKVQVRAIAQAIEERVEQECHRKPLHVEGQGEGSWLVQDYGDAIVHILMPEERDYYNLEAFWGHAERLDLDEYGLGE